In Eucalyptus grandis isolate ANBG69807.140 chromosome 4, ASM1654582v1, whole genome shotgun sequence, the following proteins share a genomic window:
- the LOC104440797 gene encoding 60S ribosomal protein L18a isoform X1, with protein sequence MVTFRFHQYQVVGRALPTGADEHPKIYRMKLWATNEVRAKSKFWYFLRKLKKVKKSNGQVLAINEIFEKNPTKINNYGIWLRYQSRTGYHNMYKEYRDTTLNGAVEQMYTEMASRHRVRFPCIQIIKTATVPAKLCKRESTKQFHNSKIKFPLVFKKVRPPTRKLKTTYKASRPNLFM encoded by the exons ATGGTCACCTTCAGG TTTCACCAGTACCAGGTTGTGGGTAGAGCCCTGCCCACCGGGGCGGATGAGCACCCGAAGATCTATCGCATGAAGCTGTGGGCCACCAATGAGGTCCGCGCCAAGTCCAAGTTCTG GTATTTCCTGAGGAAGCTGAAGAAGGTAAAGAAGAGCAATGGCCAGGTGCTCGCCATCAACGAG ATTTTTGAGAAGAACCCAACAAAGATCAATAACTATGGGATATGGCTTCGTTACCAAAGCCGAACTGGATACCACAACATGTACAAGGAATACAGAGATACCACACTGAATGGGGCTGTGGAGCAGATGTATACCGAGATGGCATCTCGCCACAGAGTTAGGTTCCCGTGTATCCAGATCATCAAGACAGCCACTGTTCCAGCGAAGCTTTGCAAGAGGGAGAGCACCAAGCAATTCCACAACTCGAAGATCAAGTTCCCGCTGGTATTCAAGAAGGTTAGACCACCAACCAGGAAGCTGAAAACCACCTACAAGGCATCAAGGCCCAATTTGTTTATGTAA
- the LOC104440797 gene encoding 60S ribosomal protein L18a-2 isoform X2: MSRDDKSRGLIGGGDPQHQSPNYYGTFQGVANYYNPPPPPPPPQPQPQLPQPVIGFPQPAPPPGSPGYPQCYHYGYQTVGGYAVVEGTPIREPRLPCCGIGIGWFLFLIGFFLGGIPWYLGTFLLICTCPDRREKPGYVACAIAFHQYQVVGRALPTGADEHPKIYRMKLWATNEVRAKSKFWYFLRKLKKVKKSNGQVLAINEIFEKNPTKINNYGIWLRYQSRTGYHNMYKEYRDTTLNGAVEQMYTEMASRHRVRFPCIQIIKTATVPAKLCKRESTKQFHNSKIKFPLVFKKVRPPTRKLKTTYKASRPNLFM; encoded by the exons ATGAGCCGGGACGACAAGAGCAGGGGCTtgatcggcggcggcgacccCCAGCACCAGAGCCCGAACTACTACGGAACGTTCCAAGGCGTCGCGAACTACTAtaaccctcctcctcctcctcctcctccgcagccgcagccgcagctCCCCCAGCCGGTGATCGGATTCCCGCAGCCGGCTCCTCCTCCGGGCTCCCCCGGATATCCCCAGTGCTATCATTACGGTTATCAGACCGTCGGAG GTTATGCAGTTGTGGAGGGAACACCCATCAGAGAGCCGCGCTTACCTTGCTGTGGTATTGGCATTGGCTGGTTCTT gttcttgattggtttctttCTCGGTGGCATCCCCTGGTACCTTGGGACTTTTCTCCTTATTTGTACCTGTCCAGATCGGCGAGAAAAGCCTGGATATGTTGCTTGTGCAATAGCT TTTCACCAGTACCAGGTTGTGGGTAGAGCCCTGCCCACCGGGGCGGATGAGCACCCGAAGATCTATCGCATGAAGCTGTGGGCCACCAATGAGGTCCGCGCCAAGTCCAAGTTCTG GTATTTCCTGAGGAAGCTGAAGAAGGTAAAGAAGAGCAATGGCCAGGTGCTCGCCATCAACGAG ATTTTTGAGAAGAACCCAACAAAGATCAATAACTATGGGATATGGCTTCGTTACCAAAGCCGAACTGGATACCACAACATGTACAAGGAATACAGAGATACCACACTGAATGGGGCTGTGGAGCAGATGTATACCGAGATGGCATCTCGCCACAGAGTTAGGTTCCCGTGTATCCAGATCATCAAGACAGCCACTGTTCCAGCGAAGCTTTGCAAGAGGGAGAGCACCAAGCAATTCCACAACTCGAAGATCAAGTTCCCGCTGGTATTCAAGAAGGTTAGACCACCAACCAGGAAGCTGAAAACCACCTACAAGGCATCAAGGCCCAATTTGTTTATGTAA